A region of Micropterus dolomieu isolate WLL.071019.BEF.003 ecotype Adirondacks linkage group LG01, ASM2129224v1, whole genome shotgun sequence DNA encodes the following proteins:
- the LOC123986584 gene encoding transmembrane and coiled-coil domain-containing protein 4-like: MAMEQKQSCPDTKFAPDPGGTGTTQAAPPDQSPEEIICRQLSEQGRFAYAALCAVSLGQLFGGPENSVFREKYLQGLVCWLDLDESVMPVMGAFLSGLGFEGSDTFLSTLQAEPLLAAGATPIIQDLVSFSVKDGQYDARARVLIRHVSCLLRVLPQQLEEFEETLGERLREGGVESEEESSRRLRRERGRKLRRYLLIGLATVGGGTVIGVTGGLAAPLVAAGASAVLGAGGAAALGSATGIAIMASLFGAAGAGLTGKSI, from the exons ATGGCCATGGAACAAAAACAGAGCTGTCCGGACACCAAATTTGCTCCAG ACCCTGGAGGGACAGGAACAACACAAGCTGCCCCACCTGACCAAAGCCCAGAGGAAATTATCTGCAGGCAACTGAGTGAGCAGGGCCGTTTTGCTTATGCTGCGCTGTGTGCTGTCTCTCTGGGCCAGTTGTTTGGTGGACCTGAAAATAG TGTGTTCAGGGAGAAGTATCTACAGGGCTTGGTCTGCTGGCTGGATCTGGATGAGTCGGTGATGCCGGTTATGGGGGCTTTCCTGTCAGGTCTTGGCTTTGAGGGCTCAGACACCTTCCTCTCCACCCTACAGGCCGAACCACTGCTGGCTGCCGGGGCTACCCCCATCATACAG GATCTGGTGTCTTTTTCTGTCAAAGATG GCCAGTATGATGCCAGAGCAAGGGTTCTCATCCGTCATGTCAGCTGTCTGCTGCGAGTCCTTCCACAGCAGTTGGAGGAGTTTGAGGAAACACTGGGAGAGAGGCTGAGGGAAGGAGGAGTGGAGAGCGA AGAGGAGTCTTCCCGGCGgctgaggagagaaagagggcgaAAATTACGACGCTACCTCCTGATTGGACTAGCCACCGTGGGTGGAGGAACTGTGATCG GTGTGACAGGTGGGCTTGCAGCACCCTTGGTGGCAGCAGGGGCCAGTGCTGTGCTGGGGGCTGGAGGGGCTGCTGCTCTGGGCTCAGCCACCGGCATTGCAATTATGGCCTCCCTGTTTGGAGCAGCAGGAGCTGGATTGACTGGTAAGAGCATTTGA